GTATAATCCGGCGAACTGTGGTAGAATATCCCTATTGGAACTGATAGGAGGAATACAGTCGCAATGAGTCAGGAAAAAGTAGACAGATATAAGAAAGAAAAGGCAAACCGCAAGCAGATCATGCGCAAGGAGAAGATGGCGAACCTGCTGCGCAAGTGCGTAGTGGGGATCGTGGGGCTGATCCTGGTGGGCTGGATCGGATATTCCGCATACGGGACTTATGAGAGCAGCAAGCCCAAAGAGGAAGCGCAGATCGATTATTCGGCCTTTGATGATCTGCAGAATCGGCTGGAAGCCGCGCAGGAAGAAGCTGCGGCGCAGGCGGAAGAATAGAATAAGGAAGATAAAACAGGACCGCAGAGTGGGACAGACACTCTGCGGTTTTTCTTTTTTTAATTGGGGACAGGGTATTTTCAATCTGGGACGTGGTATTTTCGAAAATACCACGTCCCCAATTAAAAAAAGGGGTTGAAATTCCCCAAAAAGTAGTTTACAATGAGTTCAAGTGGTAGGAAGTGGTGAAAAGTGGAACGAAGTGGCGAGAAAATGGAGAGCCATTTCGAAAGAGGGTGAGTTTCATGTTGAAAGGAGAGTACAGTCATAATATTGACCCAAAGGGCAGATTGATCATTCCCGCGAAGTTTCGTGACGATCTTGGGGAGAATTTCGTCATTACCAAGGGAATGGAGAACTGTCTGTACGTATATCCGGAAAACGAATGGAACGCCTTCGAGGAGAAGCTGAACGCCCTGCCAACCACCACAGATAAGAAAGCCCGTGCTTTTGCGTACTTCTTTCAGGGGAGCGCTTCGGACGGAGACCTGGACAAGCAGGGGAGGACTTTGATCCCCGCAGTGTTAAGGGATTATGCGAAGCTTGAGAAGGAAGTGGTCTTCATCGGTATGGGGAAGCGTGCCGAGATCTGGGACAAAGCAAGATGGGATGAAAAGAATGCTGAAGTGGAACTCAATATCGAGGATATCGCATCCGATATGGAAGCGAGCGGATTCAGTATCTAGAGGGAGAAGATATGGAATTCGAACACAGATCAGTATTGCTTGAGGAAACTGTAAACGGACTGAATGTCAAACCTGACGGAATCTACGTGGACGGAACGCTGGGGGGCGGAGGACACGCTTATGAGATCTGCAGGAGACTGGGGCCAAAGGGGAGTATTGTAGGAATAGACCAGGATGCGGCGGCGATCGAGGCCGCGGGCGTCCGACTGAAAGACTTCGGGGAGAAGGTCACGATCGTAAGGAGCAACTATCGTGATATGAAGTCGCAGCTCCAAAAGTTAGGCATTGACAAGGTCGATGGGATCGTGCTCGATCTGGGCGTATCATCCTACCAGTTAGATACGGCAGAGCGGGGATTCTCCTATCGCGAAGATGCGCCACTGGATATGCGGATGGATACACGTCAGACTCTGACGGCCAGGGACATCGTCAATGACTATGGCGAACAGGAACTCTATCATATTATCAGAGATTACGGAGAGGATAAGTTCGCCAGGAATATCGCGAAGCATATTGTGGCGGCGCGAAAGAAAGCCCCCATTGAGACTACGGGGCAGCTGGTGGAGATCATACGCCAGTCTATACCAATGAAATTCCAGAAGATGTCCGGACATCCGGCGAAGCGGACGTTTCAGGCGATCCGCATCGAGCTCAACCATGAGCTGGAAGTTCTGAAGGACTCTCTGGACGATATGATCGATCTGTTAAATCCGGGAGGAAGGATCTGTATCATTACCTTCCACTCATTGGAGGACAGGATTGTTAAGGCGGCTTTTCGGAAAAATGAGAACCCCTGCACCTGTCCAAGTGATTTTCCTGTGTGTGTATGCGGGAAAGTATCAAAGGGGAGTATTATAACCAGAAAGCCAATTCTGCCAAGTGAGGAAGAAATGGAGACAAACAGCCGTTCCAAGAGCGCGAAGCTGCGGATCTTTGAACGGTGTTAGCTGGGGAAAGGGGTGACGTACATGGCAGCAAGAACAGCAGTAAGAAGATATAGTTCTGTCCGGAGCGGACAGGCCTATGTATATGGAAATACTGTGCCCAAGCCGGTCCAGGAGCCGGAAAAACGCAGGAGAAGGACGCAGAAAGTCAGCCGCCAGGTACGGAACAACCAGAAGAGAGCCCTTCGGGTAAGCGCCGGATATGTAGTATTTCTGACGGTGGCAGCGCTTCTTGCGCTGATTGTCTGCGTTGGATACGTAAGACTTCAGGCGAAGATCACCGACACATCCAAGAACCTGACGGTAATGCAGGAAGAACTGGCCAATCTCCGGGAGGAAAATGATACCCGATACAACACGGTGATGGACTCTGTTAATGTGGAAGAGATCAAGGAGAAAGCTCAGAAAGATCTGGGAATGGTGTATGCCGCGCCGGATCAGGTGGTGGAGTA
This window of the Massilistercora timonensis genome carries:
- the mraZ gene encoding division/cell wall cluster transcriptional repressor MraZ, coding for MLKGEYSHNIDPKGRLIIPAKFRDDLGENFVITKGMENCLYVYPENEWNAFEEKLNALPTTTDKKARAFAYFFQGSASDGDLDKQGRTLIPAVLRDYAKLEKEVVFIGMGKRAEIWDKARWDEKNAEVELNIEDIASDMEASGFSI
- the rsmH gene encoding 16S rRNA (cytosine(1402)-N(4))-methyltransferase RsmH, with amino-acid sequence MEFEHRSVLLEETVNGLNVKPDGIYVDGTLGGGGHAYEICRRLGPKGSIVGIDQDAAAIEAAGVRLKDFGEKVTIVRSNYRDMKSQLQKLGIDKVDGIVLDLGVSSYQLDTAERGFSYREDAPLDMRMDTRQTLTARDIVNDYGEQELYHIIRDYGEDKFARNIAKHIVAARKKAPIETTGQLVEIIRQSIPMKFQKMSGHPAKRTFQAIRIELNHELEVLKDSLDDMIDLLNPGGRICIITFHSLEDRIVKAAFRKNENPCTCPSDFPVCVCGKVSKGSIITRKPILPSEEEMETNSRSKSAKLRIFERC